From a single Paenibacillus sp. FSL W8-0426 genomic region:
- the queD gene encoding 6-carboxytetrahydropterin synthase QueD produces the protein MREPGTFRIVERLQRIDEDILPAQLRYHRKRVLVSKEFTFDAAHHLHCYEGKCKNLHGHTYKVVFGISGYPGETGLTVDFGHIKDIWKTRMEGYLDHQYLNETLPLMNTTAENMVVWLFEQMELALQSEPYVSLAEGGRTEFVRLYETPTSYAEARREWMIDG, from the coding sequence ATGAGAGAGCCGGGGACGTTCCGCATCGTCGAGCGGCTGCAGCGGATCGACGAAGACATTTTGCCTGCACAGCTTCGCTATCATCGGAAACGGGTGCTGGTCAGCAAAGAGTTTACCTTTGACGCCGCGCACCACCTGCACTGTTACGAAGGCAAATGCAAAAACTTGCACGGACATACGTACAAAGTCGTATTTGGCATCAGCGGTTATCCGGGGGAAACCGGGCTTACCGTTGATTTTGGACATATCAAAGACATTTGGAAAACCCGCATGGAAGGGTATCTCGACCATCAATACTTGAACGAGACCCTACCTTTGATGAACACCACGGCCGAAAACATGGTCGTCTGGCTGTTCGAACAAATGGAACTGGCGCTGCAGTCGGAGCCTTATGTATCCCTCGCCGAAGGGGGACGAACCGAATTCGTTCGTCTGTACGAGACACCTACCAGCTACGCGGAAGCGAGACGGGAGTGGATGATCGATGGATAA
- the queC gene encoding 7-cyano-7-deazaguanine synthase QueC → MNEEKAVVVFSGGQDSTTCLFWAKQQFAEVEVVTFDYGQRHKLEIECAAAIAHDLGVQQTVLDMSLLNQLAPSALTRTDVEITHEEGELPSTFVDGRNLLFLSFAAIMAKQKGARHLVTGVCETDFSGYPDCRDSFVKSLNVTLNLSMDYPFVIHTPLMWLDKAQTWELSDRLGAFDYVRERTLTCYNGVIGDGCGECPACKLRRAGLDRYLEQRTQTGTPGADHR, encoded by the coding sequence TTGAACGAAGAAAAAGCAGTCGTTGTATTCAGCGGCGGCCAGGACAGCACCACCTGCCTGTTCTGGGCTAAACAGCAGTTTGCCGAAGTTGAAGTCGTCACCTTCGACTATGGTCAACGGCACAAACTGGAGATCGAATGTGCGGCGGCGATCGCACACGATCTGGGCGTGCAGCAGACCGTGCTCGATATGAGTCTGCTGAATCAGCTTGCGCCAAGCGCGCTGACCCGCACGGATGTGGAGATCACGCATGAGGAAGGCGAGCTTCCCAGCACGTTCGTCGATGGACGGAATTTGTTGTTCCTCAGCTTCGCCGCGATTATGGCCAAACAAAAAGGTGCGCGTCACCTGGTCACCGGTGTATGCGAAACGGATTTCAGCGGATATCCGGATTGCCGGGATTCCTTCGTAAAGTCGCTGAACGTTACGCTTAACCTGTCGATGGATTACCCGTTCGTAATCCATACGCCGCTGATGTGGCTGGACAAAGCCCAAACGTGGGAGCTGTCCGATCGACTCGGCGCCTTCGATTACGTGCGCGAACGTACGCTTACCTGCTACAACGGCGTCATTGGCGATGGCTGCGGCGAGTGCCCGGCATGCAAGCTGCGGAGAGCCGGATTGGATCGTTATCTCGAACAACGCACCCAAACAGGGACACCGGGGGCGGATCATCGATGA
- a CDS encoding AIM24 family protein: MHINLNTVEADGAGQVLKFSLTPEDRLHILHPQQIVAFRGPSSSRNDKFMNISGMYRKKKLIKSEITGPCQFVAALPPGFTMKEVELTAESDLLYDFRHLFFYSDGVTMHTKIQKIKNMFITRDAVKMKFSGHGKIGLLTQGQVCQQELHPTAPLYVDAGSVIAYPENAHLELTVYGNHLASQHMNYHWKMTGHGPVLFQAGRENHRLERDVNDGDGLFKRILKEVIPFGNILIK, encoded by the coding sequence ATGCACATTAACCTCAACACGGTCGAAGCGGACGGGGCCGGTCAAGTGTTGAAGTTCTCGCTTACGCCCGAAGACCGGCTTCATATTTTACACCCCCAACAAATCGTCGCCTTTCGAGGGCCAAGCAGCAGCCGCAACGACAAATTCATGAACATCTCCGGCATGTACCGCAAAAAAAAGCTGATCAAGTCCGAAATCACCGGCCCTTGCCAGTTTGTGGCTGCACTCCCGCCCGGCTTCACCATGAAGGAAGTGGAATTGACGGCCGAGAGCGACCTGCTCTACGACTTTCGCCATCTGTTCTTTTATTCGGACGGCGTCACCATGCACACCAAAATCCAGAAGATCAAAAATATGTTCATCACCCGGGACGCCGTGAAAATGAAGTTTTCCGGCCACGGCAAAATCGGTCTGCTGACCCAGGGACAAGTGTGCCAACAGGAACTGCACCCCACCGCTCCCTTGTACGTGGATGCAGGCAGCGTTATTGCCTATCCTGAAAATGCTCATCTGGAACTGACGGTATACGGCAACCACTTGGCCAGCCAACACATGAACTATCATTGGAAAATGACGGGACACGGCCCTGTCCTGTTTCAGGCAGGCCGCGAGAACCACAGGCTGGAACGGGACGTCAACGATGGCGATGGCCTGTTCAAACGAATCTTGAAAGAAGTCATTCCGTTCGGCAACATTCTGATTAAATAA
- a CDS encoding WYL domain-containing protein: MTDRLIRLMRIITLVQAKPGILARELAERCETTERTIYRDMEALSAMHIPIANMGHGRGYMFISQFAMYPLNWSDEETQAFMHLADVMEDIRPLLKPAFESAYEKVVASTQKNKKERVAWSEQIGNLFKVGMPVSQYDDQTEETDDTLVRLFEACISQNTVEAEYAVQHAKAMVRIDPYCLIPREYRFDLLAYCHLSEGLRRFQVNRLRKIRVMSRTFRKDDYLFKSYFRMPLAERGTEWISFRIRFSPAIADQVSQQPFLVRPAVTKELDGSLLLETAVSDDQAFLGWLAQYGPDAEILEPENYRKMMQERLRQWQRLYG, translated from the coding sequence ATGACAGACCGACTGATCCGATTAATGCGCATTATTACTCTGGTGCAGGCCAAGCCGGGAATACTGGCGCGAGAACTTGCGGAGCGGTGCGAAACAACGGAAAGGACGATATATCGCGACATGGAGGCCCTCAGTGCAATGCACATTCCCATAGCCAACATGGGACATGGGAGGGGATACATGTTTATCAGCCAATTTGCCATGTACCCTTTGAACTGGTCTGATGAAGAAACCCAAGCCTTTATGCACCTTGCTGACGTCATGGAGGATATTCGGCCTTTGCTGAAGCCGGCATTCGAGAGCGCTTATGAGAAAGTGGTGGCGTCAACCCAGAAAAACAAGAAGGAACGCGTAGCATGGTCCGAACAAATCGGCAATCTGTTCAAGGTCGGCATGCCTGTTTCACAATACGACGACCAGACAGAGGAAACGGATGATACGCTTGTCAGATTGTTCGAAGCCTGCATTTCGCAAAACACGGTCGAAGCGGAATATGCTGTTCAGCACGCCAAAGCGATGGTTCGAATTGACCCGTATTGCCTCATCCCTCGCGAGTATCGGTTTGATTTGCTTGCTTACTGTCATTTATCGGAGGGATTAAGACGTTTTCAGGTCAACCGCTTGAGGAAAATCCGGGTGATGTCACGCACGTTTCGAAAGGATGATTATTTGTTTAAATCGTACTTCCGGATGCCTTTGGCTGAACGGGGTACGGAATGGATTTCGTTCAGAATTCGATTTTCCCCCGCTATTGCCGATCAGGTATCACAGCAACCGTTCCTCGTACGCCCGGCGGTCACGAAGGAATTGGACGGTTCCCTTTTGCTTGAAACCGCGGTTAGCGATGATCAGGCCTTTTTGGGTTGGCTCGCCCAATACGGGCCCGACGCCGAGATTTTGGAGCCTGAAAACTATCGGAAAATGATGCAGGAACGCCTCAGGCAATGGCAGCGGTTATACGGATAA
- a CDS encoding 3'-5' exonuclease — MPYIIYDLEFTVSRNARYSSEIIDIGAVKVSEGENGLYIADTFHSYVRPSNKSVLSTDTVQFTGITQKDIDAAPLFPEAIKPFIAWMGNETYYMCSWGPDDRSKLISHCRTHGLDVAWIKNHNDLQQQWSRTTRKEGKFRQMGLAQALELCGIEFDGTQHRALDDAINTAKVFIHQYDRFALETNCAADDEGLVSKVVYSSHEDDEKESPFGNLAHLFKSKE, encoded by the coding sequence ATGCCATATATCATTTATGATCTTGAATTTACGGTTAGCCGAAATGCCCGCTATTCCTCTGAAATTATCGATATCGGTGCAGTCAAAGTTTCCGAGGGAGAGAACGGCCTGTATATTGCCGATACGTTCCACTCCTACGTCAGACCTTCCAACAAATCCGTTCTTTCCACAGATACGGTTCAGTTTACGGGGATTACGCAAAAGGATATCGATGCCGCCCCTCTGTTTCCGGAAGCGATCAAACCATTCATTGCCTGGATGGGCAACGAAACGTATTATATGTGTTCCTGGGGGCCGGACGATCGCAGCAAACTGATTTCACACTGCCGTACCCATGGGCTGGACGTCGCCTGGATCAAAAACCATAATGATTTGCAACAACAGTGGTCGCGCACGACGCGGAAGGAGGGAAAATTCCGGCAGATGGGCCTTGCCCAAGCTCTGGAGCTTTGCGGGATCGAGTTCGACGGAACACAGCACCGGGCTTTGGACGATGCCATCAATACGGCAAAGGTGTTCATTCATCAGTACGATCGGTTTGCATTGGAGACGAATTGTGCTGCGGATGACGAAGGACTGGTGTCGAAAGTCGTTTATTCCAGCCACGAAGACGATGAGAAAGAATCCCCTTTCGGTAATCTGGCCCATCTCTTCAAATCGAAAGAGTAA